Sequence from the Segatella copri genome:
AACTATTAACTATTTTCCCGCTCGATGTAAGCGATAACATCGCCCTTGCGCACCTTGCTGCTCTGCTTGGCATTGATTTCTACGAGCTTGCCGCCCAATGCAGCTGGGATGGTTTCAAACTCGCCCCAAGGAGCCTGGATATAGCAGAAGGCATCACCTTCTTTATATTCCTTGCCGATGTATGGCTCTACAGCTGGCTGGCACTCGCCCTCGCCCTGGAATTCCCAGAAGAGCTGGCCGGCTACTGGTGCCACGATGGCATCTGCCTTGGCGTGCTTGAACTCTGCAAGCTGTGCAGGAGTAAGGGTTGTACCGAGCTTGGCATCCTTTGCCTTCTGAAGGTCGGCCAGGAAGTTCTTCTTTGCCTGTCCGCTCTTGTAGTTGCGATACTGCTCTGGGTGCATAGCGAGCTCGAAGAGTTCCTCGTCGTCCTGACCGTAATCCCAACCGTTCTCGTCCATCTCCTTCTTGAAGTCGTCGAGGGCATTAGTAAGCAATGTGTGAGCATCTACGTCGGTAAACTCGCGGCCCTGCTTCTTGGCGAGCTCTACGAGTTCTGGGTCGATAGTTCCAGGAATCTTACCGCTCTTACCGAGAATCATACCCCACATAGAGTCGTCCATCATTACGAAGCGGCCCTTGCCCTGCTCCATGGTGAGGAGGTTCATCAGTGAGATGTTCTTTACATACTGGCTGAATGGGGTTACCAATGGAGGATAACCTACGCGTGGCCATACATACTCTACCTCGTCGAAGAGCTTGATGAGCAGGTCGTCCATAGACAACTCTTCCTCACCCTTCTTCTTGCGGATGTTGTTGATGGTCTGACGCATACCGCCGAGGTCTGCCATCATAGAACCCATCATACCGCCAGGGAGACCGCAACCGAGCAACAATGAAGACATGATCTTGTTACCTGGGTTGATGAAGTAGCCAAGCCACTCGTCGATGAACTCCTGAGTCATAGCACGAGCCTTCATATAAGCACTCATGTTGATTTCAGGTACCTCGAAGCCCTCGTTCTTCAGCATGCTGATAACTGAGATTACGTCTGGGTGAACCTTACCCCATGACAATGGCTCGATGGCTGTATCGATGATGTCGGCACCATTGTTGCAGACCTCGAGGATAGAAGCCATAGAGAGACCAGGACCTGAGTGGCCGTGATACTGGATGATGATCTCAGGATACTTGTCCTTAATCATCTTGGTGAGTTTGCCGAGGAATGCTGGCTGGCCGATACCTGCCATATCCTTCAAGCAGATTTCCTCTGCACCGGCAGCGATGAGCTGGTCGGCGATGTTCATGTAATATTCCAGGGTATGAACAGGAGAGTTGGTGATACAGAGTGCACACTGTGGAGTCATGCCGCCCTCCTTGGCCCACTTGATAGAAGGAATGATGTTGCGCACATCGTTCAGTCCGTCGAAGATACGTGTGATGTTGGTACCCTGCTTAGCCTTTACCTTATACATAAGGGCGCGCACGTCGTCAGGCACAGGATACATACGAAGAGCGTTCAATCCGCGGTCGAGCATGTGAGTCTTGATACCCACCTCGTTGAAAGGTTTGCAGAATGCGCGTACGGCATCGTTAGGGTTTTCACCTGCCAGCAGGTTAACCTGTTCGAAGGCACCGCCGTTAGTCTCTACACGGCTAAAGCATCCCATTTCAATGATAACTGGGGCAATTTTAGCCAACTGATCCTTGCGTGGCTGGAACTTACCAGAGCTCTGCCACATGTCTCGATAAACGAGACTGAACTGAATTTTCTTCTTCATTATTCTTGTTCTTTTTCTTTATATTCGATGTATGAATTAAATTCCAAGGTGCAAAATTAGACAAAAAAATCGAGAAATCGTCCTATTCGCCTCTTTTTTTATATTTATTATGTAATTTACTTCAATATTTCCTTCTTCATCTTACTGTTCAGCTTCTCGGCTGCAGCATGGGCCTTGGCGTTGGCCTTCATCGCATTGAGCGAGCGGTGGAAACCCTGGATGCGGCCCTCACGATCAGAGAGGGCCAGACTGTCGCCCTTCATATATACAAAGGTGAAGGTATCGCGCTTCGTCTTTTCGTTGATCACCACGCCATCCAGCTCGCGGTGGCCCTGCACCAGAATCAGTTTGCCGTTATAGGCATGCCATTCCGTATACTGAGGCACATCAGGATATTCTACCGGGCTGTCGTCGTCCACATCTTTATTTATCATCACCCTGCCCACGGCCATCGCCTCGCTCATTCGCTTCAGGGTGAAGCCATACTGGCGCGGCACCATATAGGTTTCTACGATGCTGTCGGGCATATTGGCAAGGATTCTCGCCTGCTGGCGCTTGCTCAGATGCGATACATCGCGCAGCTTCGGCATCACCGGATAGGTCCAGGTGGCCTTCAGCTGGTCCAGGTCTATCACCATGTCGGCACGGTTCTTCTCATCCTTCTCCTCGCATGGCATCACGCAAACCCAGTCGCCCACCTCTATATCTCCAAACACCTGATGGTTGCGAGTGGCATCCAGAATGTTGTATCTTACGGGGTCGCCGCCTCCGTTGGGCAGCAGCACCAGCGCGGTATCCGAGCAGCCCAGGCAGGCAAGTCCGTAGATAGCCCTGTCGCCCTTTGCCGGTTTCGAGAGGCTGATGGCGAGTTTCGAATTGTCCATACGTGGTGGTTTCTTTCCCCGGTGACATGCTGCGAGGGTTGTGGCGGCCAGCGCCAGTGTGAGTATTGTCTTGACTTTCATCTTTCTATTCATTATTTCAGATGCAAAACTACAACTATTTTTTGGAAGAGCCAAATATTGAATCGTAAAATAATTAAAAAAATAGGTGATATATTTTGTAGTGTCTCGATTTTGCATTACCTTTGCAACCGTTTTTTGGGATCAACATCCCCCTCGTCCTGCCACACACGCCGGATGATGAAAAGAAATAGGACCAACTCAAGAATTATATGCAACAAGAGAATATGACAGACAAGACAAATACACACGCTCTCCCGGCATGGACCGAGGTAGAGTATACCGCATTATGCAAAAACCCGTACCTGTTAACCCCATTCTTCATCCCTAAGGAGGCGAAGTGCTTCACGTGCCGCGAAGATGGCACGAGGGAAGAAGAAAGAATGGTTTTCCTCGTTTTCAAATCTACTGCAGCCCCTGCTGATGCCGAATGGGAAGATGATCCTGTTCCGGGCGAGATGTGGGTGCGCGCGCTGGGCGATGACGATGAGGAGATTGAGCCTGCCAAGGTGATTTACCTGGGTCAGGACATCGAGGATTTCATCCGTGTAGCCGCTGAGGACGACCAGACCATCACCTTCGATTTCTGGTGGCGCCACGGCGAGGTGAAGGTGGAGAAGGCTGAGAAGACGGATGACGGATTCGTATGCCGCAAGGATGATTTCGGCGATGACGGACTGGCTGTTACCCTGATTCCTGAGGACGGCGGCAATCCGGTTGTCCTCCGTCTTCAGATTCCTTACATAGGTTTCTCGCTCTACGATGCCGAGGGCAACAAGGTGCATGGCGAGCTGAGCATTCCGCAGGACAAGGTGGATGACTACACCTACGAATTTGTGGGCGATGACAGCAACGACCGTTTCACCCTTCAGCTCGACAGCAACAGGCTGGTTTACATGTGTGTATTGCGCCATGAGGACCATCAGCTGGTGGTTCGCAACCAGCGCGACCGTCTTTCGGTAGTAGATCAGATTCCTACCGAGGGCAAGCTTTCTGAGTTGCTGATGAACACGAATTCTGCGCTCATCAAGAACAGGAATCACCGTTGGCGCATTCAGATTGAGGGCACCACGCTGTCTCACGAGGTTGAGTTGAATGTGGATGCAGCCTCTCTGGTAGCGTTTGCTGAGGAGCAGATGCAGAAGGGCATGGAGATTGACGAGCTGGGGCAGCATCTGATGGCATTGGAGCAGAAGTATCATTTCCAGTGGTTCTGGCTGAATGAGGATGACTGGAGTCATGACAATCCGGTGTTCGACATGTTCATGAAGCAGCTTTGTGCCTTTTCGTATGTCAGTCAGAATCCTGTTCAGGCAGATGCGTTGATGGCAAGGAACTACAAGCGTAAGATTCGCCGTTACAGCAGTATGCTGAAGGCTCACAAGCGTGGCGAGTTGAATCTTTTTGAGGAGAGTGATGAGGTGCGAGCCGAGTATCTCCGCATCTTCCAGGGTTTCCACCAGCCTTTCGTAGAGGCTTTTGAGAAGGAGGAAGAGGAATAATCTTTAAAGTTTTATCCCTCACATCCCTCACTTTTTCTCTTCTCAAAATGTTAATCATCTGATAATAAGAGAATTATCTATTTAGGAAAGCGTGATGGATGGATAAAATGTTTACAATATCCATCACGCTATCCATCACTAATAGCCTTCATCTATCACGTTTTTCAGCTTATCTTCTTGCAAAAAGCAAGAAGATCTTTGCAGAATATGGTTATGGGACCTGGCGAAAACGGACCACACGTTGTGCTGCGCTGACTCACAGATATTACTGCGTCGGGGTACAGATATTACTGCGTCGGGATACAGATATTACTGCGTCGGGATACAGATATTACTGCGTCGGGATGCAGATATTACTGCGTCGGGGTACAGATATTACTGCGTCGGGGTACGGATATTACTGCGTCGGGGTACGGATATTACTGCGTCGGGGTACGGATATTACTGCGTCGGCTAGCGCAGACGTATCCGTAGGCTTATTGAGACGGCTGAATTCGCTGACTGAACTACTTGAGTTAGCAAACTGAACTACTTGAATAGCCCGACCGGGATAAAAACAAAGCGGGCGGACCTCTTTTCACGAAGAAGGCCGCCCTGTTTCCTAATTAAACTTTGTTTTGCATTAAAGAAATGCAATGCTTGAGCAAAAATATTTTTATTTCTCTATCAGTCCCTCTACATACTTGCAGAGGATACCGATGCCCTTGAGGTTTTCGCCACCCTGAGGAATGATGATGTCAGCATAGCGCTTGGTGGGTTCGATAAACTGCTCGTGCATCGGCTTCAGGACCTTGAGGTATCGGTCTACCACCATCGATACGGTGCGACCCCTGTCGATGGTATCACGCTGAATGTTGCGTATCAGGCGCTCATCAGCATCGGTATCCACGAACACCTTCAGGTCCATCAGGTCTCTCAACTTCTTGTCCACCAGCGTCATGATGCCTTCGATGATCACAACCGGCTTGGGGTCAACGTGAACCGTTTCCGGTTCACGGTTGCATTTGATATAACTATAGGTGGGTTGCTCTATCGCTTTGCCAGCACGCAGATCAGCGAGCTGCTGGTGCAAAAGCTTCCAATCGAATGCCGACGGGTGGTCGAAGTTGATCTGATGACGTTCTTCCTCGGTCATCTGCGAGGTATCGTTATAATATGAATCGAGGGGCACCACAGCCACATAATGAGGCGGCAGCACTTCTACGAGTTTTTTCACCACAGTGGTCTTGCCGGAGCCTGTACCTCCCGCAATGCCAATAACGGTCACTTTATCTTTCATATTCTTTCTTCTTTCTATAAAATTTCATCAAACATCTTGCGGTAAAATTCAGCTTTCTTCTCCACTGCCATAGGATAGGCACGGGAACTGGAGGGCATGCGGTACAGACGGAGTCTGCGGCCCTCGAACTGGAATTCTGCATAGCCTCCCATCTCAGGCTTTTCCTTGATACCGAAGTGTTCTGAAAATACCTTCGTGGCAAGCTGGCCGGCTGTGAGCACCGCCCTGCAATGGGGCAGCTGGCGGAGCATGCCGTCGAGATTGGCGGGCTGCACTATCTGCAGATCCTTATCGGATGCCGTATTCTTGGTGCGTATCACCTGCTGTGCGGTATCATAGATGGCGACGCCCTTCTCCCCGAGAAATTTCTTAATAGCATCGAGGCGGTAGGTCTTCTTCTCTACATCCACGAAATGGAACTTATCCTGGAAGTAGATAATTCCGAATATCCTCCACATATCATTCTGGAAGTTGGGATAATACCAGGGCATGCACCACCGCTTCTCTGCAGGCGGAAACGTGCCGAGCATCAGCAACTTGGCATTGCCCGGCAGCCACGGCTCAAAAGGATGATTCTCAACCATTCAACTGTTAACTATAAACTCTTAACTATCAACTAAATCAAAGCTTTTCCTTCACCAGGTACATCACTACCGGCAGGTGATCGCTGTAGCCGTTAAGCCATCTGCCGCCTGCCTTGGTACGCAAAGGAGCACCCTTGTACTGACCCTCCTGCTGAATGAGGTAATCGCGGCGGAAGATGTGGTTCTTCCAGAACTTCAGAGAACTGTAGTCCTTGTTCTTACTATCCCTGTTCAGGAGATTAGGCGTGATGACAATCTGGTCGAAGAGATTCCATGAACCGCTGTAGAACAGGGTTCCCTTGCCCTCCTTAGCCAGGATGTTGTACCATGGATTGTACATATCATCGGCACCCACCTCGCTGATTTCAGCCTTCGCCTTCAGCACCTTGTGCATGCTGGCGTTGGTAGGATCATCGTTCATATCACCCATCACGAACACTTTCATCGCCGGGTTCAACTTCAGCAAACTG
This genomic interval carries:
- a CDS encoding uracil-DNA glycosylase family protein; this encodes MVENHPFEPWLPGNAKLLMLGTFPPAEKRWCMPWYYPNFQNDMWRIFGIIYFQDKFHFVDVEKKTYRLDAIKKFLGEKGVAIYDTAQQVIRTKNTASDKDLQIVQPANLDGMLRQLPHCRAVLTAGQLATKVFSEHFGIKEKPEMGGYAEFQFEGRRLRLYRMPSSSRAYPMAVEKKAEFYRKMFDEIL
- a CDS encoding oxaloacetate decarboxylase, translating into MKKKIQFSLVYRDMWQSSGKFQPRKDQLAKIAPVIIEMGCFSRVETNGGAFEQVNLLAGENPNDAVRAFCKPFNEVGIKTHMLDRGLNALRMYPVPDDVRALMYKVKAKQGTNITRIFDGLNDVRNIIPSIKWAKEGGMTPQCALCITNSPVHTLEYYMNIADQLIAAGAEEICLKDMAGIGQPAFLGKLTKMIKDKYPEIIIQYHGHSGPGLSMASILEVCNNGADIIDTAIEPLSWGKVHPDVISVISMLKNEGFEVPEINMSAYMKARAMTQEFIDEWLGYFINPGNKIMSSLLLGCGLPGGMMGSMMADLGGMRQTINNIRKKKGEEELSMDDLLIKLFDEVEYVWPRVGYPPLVTPFSQYVKNISLMNLLTMEQGKGRFVMMDDSMWGMILGKSGKIPGTIDPELVELAKKQGREFTDVDAHTLLTNALDDFKKEMDENGWDYGQDDEELFELAMHPEQYRNYKSGQAKKNFLADLQKAKDAKLGTTLTPAQLAEFKHAKADAIVAPVAGQLFWEFQGEGECQPAVEPYIGKEYKEGDAFCYIQAPWGEFETIPAALGGKLVEINAKQSSKVRKGDVIAYIERENS
- the udk gene encoding uridine kinase translates to MKDKVTVIGIAGGTGSGKTTVVKKLVEVLPPHYVAVVPLDSYYNDTSQMTEEERHQINFDHPSAFDWKLLHQQLADLRAGKAIEQPTYSYIKCNREPETVHVDPKPVVIIEGIMTLVDKKLRDLMDLKVFVDTDADERLIRNIQRDTIDRGRTVSMVVDRYLKVLKPMHEQFIEPTKRYADIIIPQGGENLKGIGILCKYVEGLIEK